CGGCTTTGGAAATATTGGCTCGAGAGTAGCTGTTCGCGCAAAAGCTTTTGGTATGGAGATCATCGCTTATGATCCATATATTGACCCATCTAAAGTTATCGACATGGGCGGTACTTATACTAAAAATTTTGATGATATTTTAGCATGTGATTTTATCACGATACATACACCAAAAACTAAAGAGACAACAAATATGATCGGCGCCAAAGAGATCGCAAAAATGAAAGATGGCGTAAGACTTATAAACTGCGCTAGAGGCGGTCTTTATAATGAAGAAGCACTTTATGAAGGGCTAAAAAGTGGCAAAATAGCATTTGCCGGTATTGATGTTTTTACAAGAGAGCCAGCAACTGATCATCCACTTCTTGATCTAAATAATGTAAGCGTCACTCCACATCTTGGGGCAAATACGCTTGAATCGCAGCGAAATATCGCAGTAGAGGCAGTCGAGCAAGCTATTTTATCAGCTCGCGGTATAAGCTATCCAAATGCGTTAAATTTACCTATAAAAACAGAAGATCTACCGCCATTTGTTGAGCCTTATATCGATCTTACAAGCAAGATGGCATTTCTTGCTGCACAGATCAATAAAAGCGCTATCAAGGCTATCCGCATAGAAACTCACGGTCAAATCAGCGAATACGCAAATTCACTACTAACATTTGCCATAGTTGGTGCACTAAAAGAGAGTCTAGGTGATGCGATAAACTACGTAAATGCCAAATTTTTATGCGATGAAAAAGGCATAGTAACAGAAACCATTGCTGGTGGTGATAGCATTTTTAAAAATAAAATCACTGTTCGCATCACGACCGAAAAAGGCATCGCAACAGTTGGTGGCACGGTATTTGGTGAAAATCAGCAACGTATCGTAACAATAAATGGATTTAAGACCGACTTTAAGCCAAAAGGTAAGATGATCATCTTTAAAAACCATGATGTGCCAGGCGTTATTGCTCAGATTAGTAAAATTTTAGCTGACGAGAAGATAAACATTGCAGACTTCCGCCTTGGTAGAGATGATCACAATATGGCACTTGCTGTTATCTTGGTTGATGAACATATAAAAGCAGAAACGTTAGAGAGACTAAACGCACTTGAAGCTTGTGTTTGGGCTCAATACGCAGTTATATAAAATTTTGAAAGGATAAAAAATGGCTTCATATTCAATGGGCGATCTAAAAAAAGGGCTAAAGATCGAGATCGATGGCGTTCCTTATAAAATCGTAGAATATCAACACGTTAAACCGGGCAAAGGTGCAGCTTTTGTTCGTGCAAAAATCAAATCTTTTATCGACGGAAAAGTGCTTGAAAAGACTTTTCATGCAGGCGATAAATGCGAGCAACCACATCTTGAAGAAAAAGAGATGCAGTATCTTTATGATGATGGTGAGTATTGTCAATTTATGGATACAGTTACTTATGAGCAAGTTGCTATCAGCGACGAGGATGTGGGTGATGTTAAAAAATGGATGATCGATGGCATGATGGTTGAAATTTTATTTCACAATGGCAATGCGATCGGCGTTGAAGTGCCACAAGTAGTTGAGCTAAAGATAGTTGAGACTCCACCAAATTTCAAGGGTGATACGCAAGGCGGTAAAAAGCCAGCTACTCTTGAGAGTGGCGCGGTAGTTCAGATACCATTTCACGTACTTGAGGGCGAAGTAATTCGTGTTGATACAGTTCGTGGCGAGTATATCGAGCGTGCAAATAAATAAAGCAGCTTAATATTTCTTGCTAAATTTATGTTTAGTAAATCTAATGCTTAGCTAAAGTCACTATTTAAAAAGTATTGGCTTTAGCAAAAAAACTTCATTTCTACATTGTGAAATTTCAAACAGTGTTAGCTTAGAATACACAAAATTTTTATATTTTATAAAAATCCAAATATAGCCAAATATCAGCTCATAAAATTTTTAAGAATCAAAAAATATATAAAAAAATGAAAATTCTTAGCGAGATAAGTAAATGTTTTAACTATAAAATTTTTATATTAGGATAGTAGAACCGTAAGTCAAAAACAGGGGAAAAACGAGACGGTTTCCCGTCTCGGTAGCTAGCATTAAGCCGACTTTTCTTTGAGATATTTGTTTATAAGAGTTGTGATCTCTTCACCGTGAGGAAATCTCGCTTCATCATTTCCGATGCGATCTTTCTTAGAAAATATAACATCTCCATTAACCTCGACGATGAAATTTCCACCATCACCTATAACCTTTTCGACTCTTGCATCACTAAAGTTCGCTTTTATTTCATCTTCTACACGAGAAGCTACCGGACGATAGTTTCAAGAGTTGCAGTAAATAATTTTTACTTGCATGCTCTGTCCTTTCTTGTGAAATAAGCCAACATTATATAGAATTTTACTTAACAAATAAAACATATTATTGTAAAGGATAAATTTATGAAAAAAGTTGCTGTGATTTTAGCTGAAGGATTTGAGGAGATAGAAGCACTAACTTCTGTTGATGTTTTACGTAGAGCTGGAGCGATAGCTTCTATTATTGGGCTAAATGACGTAAACATTAAAGGATGCCACAATATATGTGTAAAAGCCGATGTGACACTTCGCGAGATGAAAGAGCTAGACTACGATGCGATCGTCCTTCCTGGTGGACTTCCAGGAGCTAGCAATCTAGCAAACGATACAAGGCTCAAAGCAATTTTGCAAAATTTTGATAAAAGCAATAAGCTTATTTGTGCCATTTGTGCTGCTCCTATGGTGCTTGAGAGTGCTGGTGTGCTAAAAGATCATTTTGTTTGTTATCCAGGATTCGAAGAAAATGTAAGAAGCGATAAAAGAGGCTACATGAGCGATAAAAACGTGCTAAAAGATCAAAACATCATCACAGGAAAGGGTCCTGCATTTTCAATGGAATTTGCACTTTTTATAGTTAAAAATTTACTTGGCGATGAAGCCTATCTTCAAGTAAAGAATGATTTACTTTATAAATAGCTTATAAAGATAAAATAGTTTTTTATTTAATTATTCTTTTTAAACTTAAGATTAGATTTTGTTTAGTGATAGTTATAAAAGTTCTATATATACGAGCTTGTAGCTTTTAAGAATATTTTTCAAAAAAATATAATAAATTTTTGATTTTTTACATCTTTTTGACGAAAATTAGCTATTATCACACTAACCGAATAAATCGGTAATTTTTTTAAGGAACACTCCTGTGAATATTTATGTAGGAAATTTGTCGTATAGAACGACAGAGGCAGAATTGAAGGAAGCTTTTGCACAATTTGGTGAAGTAAAGCGCGCAAAGATCGTAAAAGATAGAGAAACTGACCGCTCAAAGGGTTTTGGTTTTGTTGAGATGGATGACGCAAATGAAGGACAAAGAGCCATAGACGGGCTAAATGAAAAAGAACTAGGCGGACGTACTTTAAGGGTAAATGAGGCCAGACCAAGGGATTAATGACTATTTGCCACCAAATGGTGGCATAGTATCCCGCATAGCTCCTACGCCTAGTGGGTTTTTGCATGCTGGTAACGCTTATAACTTCATCCTAACTTATCTTTTGACACGTTCAGTAAGTGGCATTTTGCACTTACGTATTGATGACTATGACCTTAGTAGATACCGGCGCGAGTTCGTTCAAAATATCTTTGATGTTTTAGAATTTTTGGGGCTTGAATGCGATAAAGGGCCTGTCTACACGAGTGATTTTGAGCAAAATTTTAGCTTTAAAGTAAGAGCTAAAAGATACGAAGATGTACTTAAAAAACTAGATGAAATTTATATCTGTGAATGTTCAAGGACTACAAAAGGTGCCTATAAAAACGACATTTACACAAAAATATGCAAAGATAAAAACCTAAAATTTATAAAAGATAAAACCGCCATTAGATTAAACATTGATGAAGACGATGAGCTTGGCAAGGCTGTATCAGCGCAGATGGGCGATTTTGTAATTTATAAAAAGGATTTTACTCCAGCTTATAATTTTGCAAGTGTGATAGATGATGAGGATATGGGCGTAAATTTGGTTGTTAGAGGGGAAGATCTGCTACCTTGTACACTAGCTCAAAGATACATCGCAAAAAGGCTAAAATTTAACTTCTCAGAGGCAACTTTTATTCATCATAAGCTGCTTTTAAAAGATGGCAAAAAACTATCCAAAAGTTCAAAATCACCGCCAATCGATCTAAGATCTAATCCGCAAATCTATTACAAAATATTAGCAAATGATCTTGGATTGGATATAAAGTCAACAGATAAAATTTCAAATCTTCTTTACGAGTTTAAGCTAAAAAATATAGCTAAAAATTTTTGCAAAGTATGAGCTAAATTTATACTGTATATGCAGTTTATCCCCGCCTTGATCTTTTGCTTTGATTAGCCATGTATTGCTTTGATTATTTGAGCTTTGTCTCAAAAAATGCACTAAAAAGCGAGTTTATGCCTTGCTTTGTAAATTTCTCCATTATCTTTTCGATCTGCGGTTTTTCTTGCCAGACGGGCTCATCTACGAGGCTCATTTTTGCTAGCTCATTTTGAGCGTCTATGTAGCTGCCAAGGCTATCAATTAGCCCAATTTTTAGGGCGTTGTGTGCCAAAAAGACCCTTGCATTTGCCCACTCGTCTTTTTTCTTGATGTCTAAATTTCTAGCCTCCGCCACGTCACTTACAAAGAGCATGTAAGCGTCATTTACGAGCCCTTGCAAGCTCTCACGCTCCTGCTTGCTCCAGCTCCTCATAAATGTGCCAGCCTCTTTAAACTCGCCAGCTTTCACCACCTGCTCGCTCACGCCTAAATTTTTGGCTAAATTTTCGATGTTTGCCCCTTGCATGATGACGCCGATCGAGCCTATGAAAGCGCCCGGGTTTGCAATGATAGTATCAGCATTTACGCCAGCGTAGTAGCTGCCGCTTGCCATGTTGCCAGCTGCGTATGCGAGTACTTTTTTGCTCTCTTTTAGTCGCTTGACTGCCATAGCTAGCTCCACGCTTGGACTTAGCGCACCGCCTGGGCTGTCGATGTAGAGCAGCACGCCTTTGATGTTGTTATCCAGCCTTGCTTTTTCGAGCGCATCTAAAATTTCGCTTGTGTCCATTATCGTGCCTGTGATGTCGATGCGGGCTAAATTTGGCTCTTTCATCTTACCATCTGGCGCAAATACGAAAAATAAGATCAGTAAAAATATGATCGCCTTAAAGTAGTTGCTGATAAATTTAAAAATTCCCAAAATTCCTCTAAAAATAAGCCTTAAAATTTGCAAATTTTGCCTCCAATATATAGTTTTTTGGCTTCATTTGTGTGAAGTATGAGCTGCAAAATTAGCTCGCTGTCATCGCACTCTAGGTCGCTATAGATTGCGATATCAGCTGCACGTCCTGCCTTTATCTCGCCGTTATTTGTCCTAAGTGCCTTTGCGCCACCATGCGTTGCAGCGACAAAAAGCCTAGTGGCAAGCTCGTTTAGATCAAGGCTAGCGTGGGTAAATAGGGCAGCCCTTAGTTCATGCCAGAAATTTAGGCTGATATTTGAGCTAAGGCCATCTGTACCGATATTTAGGCTGACATCATTTTTAAAAATTTCTTTTAAATTTAACGCCTTTTTGCCAAGCAGTCTATTTGAAACGGCACAGTGTGTCACGCTGTGATAGGGCTTAAATTTAGCAAAATCACTCACATAAACGCAGTGCGTAAAGAGCGTATTTATCTCACGAAACATCTCAAAATAGCTCTTCGTGTCATACATTGGCTTTGGGGCCGGATTAAATCTTAAAAGATGTTTTTTAAACCCTCCGGTGCCACGCTCTAACCACTGCTTTTCAGCCTTGCTCTCTAAAAAGTGCGTGCTTACAAGTAGCTCATCTTTTTTAGCCATTTCAAGGGCGGCTTTGGCGAGCTTGGGGTGCACAGAGTAGGGTGAGTGCAGCGAGATAGCTGGGGTGAAATTTTTACTTTTATAGCCCTTTGTCTTTTCAAATTTGGCTAAGAAATTTTGTAAATTTTGTTCGCACAGCTGCTCGTTTGAGCCTAAAATTTCACTAAAAAGCACGACTTTTAGTGGGCTAGCGGCTAAAATTTCAAGATCCGAGCCAAAGCTAGATATCTCGCCAATGGTGCAAACTCCGCTTTTTAGCATCGAATTTATAGCTTCATTCATCGCCTTTTTAGCATCCATCTTAGCTAGCTCACCACCTTTATCGATGATGGAGCCAAGCCATTTTATAAAATCACCACATTTTAGGGTGCTGACGTTTGAGCTAAACTCCAAATGAACGTGCGAGTTTATAAAGGCTGGGGCAACCACGCTATCATCAAAGTCACAAATTTTAGCCTCTTTAAATTTCTTTTGCGCCTCTTTTTCGTTTAAAATTTCTAAAATTTTACCCTCATCAATGACAACACAAGAATTTTTAAAAATTTTTGGATTTTCTCCGCCAGTGATGATCTTTTTTGCTTTTAGAATTTCCATTTTTGGCCTTAAATTTTTGTTATTGTAGCGAAAATTTAGGAACGAAAATGTATAATTTAGGCTATTTAATCAAAAAGGAGTGACATGGATAAGAAGCTAAAAATAATGGTTATCCAAGGCCCAAATATCAACATGCTTGGCGCTAGAGAGCCAGGAATTTACGGCGTTATGAAGATGGAGGACATCCACTCTCAAATGAAGATTGTCGCCGATCAAAATGACGTCGAGATCGAGTTTTTTCAAAGCAACCTTGAGGGTGAGCTAGTTGATAAGATCCAAGAGTGTTTGGGCGATGCAGACGGCATCATCATAAACCCAGCTGCCTACACTCACACATCTATCGCTATCCGCGATGCGCTAAGTGCGGTTGCGCTGCCAGTTATTGAGGTGCATATCAGCAACGTTTATAGAAGAGAAGAGTTCCGCCATAAAAGCCTCATTGCGCCAGTTGCAGCAGGTCAGATCGTGGGTTTTGGACCAGTTGGCTATCATTTAGCAATGATAGGAATGCTTCAAATTTTTGAGCAGATAAAAGCAGTAAGAGCAAATCAAAACGCACAATGAATTTTATCTTAAAGGACGAAAACGCCGTATTTTACGAGTGCGGCTATAGCTGCGACAATGAGTTTTTGCTGTGTCTTGACGGCGTGAAATACTTTTTCACGGATGCGAGGTATTACTTCGAGGCAAAAAGCTGCGTAAATGCTGGTGTGGTCGTTCTTTTGGCACAAAGAAATTTAATAAGCGAGGTCAGAGCATTTTTAAGGAAAATAAAGCCAAGCAGCCTCGTTTTTAACCCTGACGAGTTAAGCTTAAGCGAGTTTAATGCACTTAGCAAGGGCTTTAAGATAAATTTCAAGCCAAAGGCAAATTTCTCTAGGCTAAAGAGAATTTGCAAGAGCGAAGATGAGATAAAAATTTTAAAAAAGGCTAGCGAATTTGGAGCAAAATGCTTTGATGAATTTGCCAAATTTGTCCGTGAAAATGGCGAAGGAATGAGCGAAAAAGAGCTTCATTTTAATGCTTCGCTCATATTTAGGCAAAAAAACGAGCTAGGTCTTAGCTTTGATCCGATCGTGGCGATAAACGAAAATGCCGCAAAGGCGCATGCGCTGCCTGGGGATAAAATTTTAAAAAAAGGCGATTTGTTGCTACTTGATGCGGGGGTTAAATTTAACCGCTACTGCTCTGATCGCACTAGAACCGCTTGCTTTGATGAAAATTTTAACTTCTCAAAGGAGCAAAAATTTACAAACGCCAAGATGCAAGAAATTTACGAGATCGTAAAAGAGGCTCAGGCTGCTGCAATAAAGGTCGCTAGAGCTGGCATTAGGGCGTGCGAGATAGACCTTGTAGCAAGAAATGTGATAGCAAAGGCTGGATATGAAAAGGCCTTTTTTCACTCGACAGGACATGGTGTGGGAGTCGATATACACGAGCTTCCAGTCATCTCAGCAAGAAGCGAAACGCTCATAAAAGAGGGCATGGTCTTTAGCGTGGAGCCTGGAATTTATCTAGAAAATGAATTTGGCGTACGCATCGAGGATGTGGTGGTCGCAAGAGAAGGTGGGTGCGAAATTTTATGAGGCTAGCTGGAGCAAGAAAGATCGCAAGAAGCCGTTTTTGCCCTAGTTTTTTTCATAAAAGAGATGAGTTTAAGTATGAGGCGCTAGTTGGTATGGGTGGCAACATCGGTGACAGCGCAAAGAGGTTTGATAGATTTATAAGAGCGATTACAAGTGATAGCAGGTTTCATGTAGTTGAAGTCTCGCCGATCCTTATAAATGCGGCGTTTGGCTACGAAGTGCAGGATGATTTTAGTAACGCTGTTATAAATTTACAAACATCTCTGGGGCCTAGAAATTTACTAAAAATTTTAAGGCACTATGAGAGTAAATTTAAGCGCGTGAGGACATTTAAAAATGCACCACGTACGCTTGATCTGGATATTTTGTATTTTAGTAAAAAAGTCTATAAAACGCCGCGTCTTATCGTCCCGCATCCAGGAGCCGATAAGAGGCTTAGCGTGATCGTGCCACTAGGGCTTATGAGAGGTTAAAAGGATATAAATGGCTACAAAATTTCATACTTTTACAGGTGAGAGCACCATTGAGGCTTTGAAAAAGGCTCAAGAGACGTGCGGCGAGAAGGCCATACTCGTTACTACAAAGCAAATTCAAGCCAAAACAATAAACAAAAAGCCACTTTATGAGATTTTAGTAAGTGTCGAAGAGGACGACGTTAAACAGCCTCCAAAGCCAAATGCAAAAGCCATTAACTACGAGAATGCCTACTCAAAATTTAGCAAAAACTATGAGCCGCCAAAGCCAAAATTTGAGATAAAAGAGGAGCCTGCTAAATTTGAGCAAAAGACTATGTCGCCTGAGCCATACGATCCAAATGAGAGCGTGCTTTTAAATATCTCGGCTGCTGCAAAAGAGATAAGTACAATTGCAAATGTCGATATGAACGAGATCAAAGAGCCAAATACAAATGGCATGAATAAAAAAATAGACGACGTAGCAAAGCAAGTAAGCGTGCTAAGCGAAAAAATAGGGCTGATAACTGACATGATCTGGGACGAAAAAGCTCCAAATCGCAATAATCTCTCTATCCCGCCAGAATTTGCTAGCATCTACAAGCTCGCAAAACAAAGCGGTATGAAAGAGGAGCATTTGGAAGCGATAATGCAAACTACGCTTGAAAATTTGCCAGTTTCGATGAAAAGCAATCCAACCGCGGTAAAAAGGTACTTCTACTCACTTTTGCGAAATATGCTACCTTGCAGAAAAGAGCCAAGCGATAAAAAACAACGTATAATGATGCTAGTTGGTCCAACTGGAGTTGGTAAGACGACGACTCTTGCAAAGCTAGCGGCTCGTTTTGCCTACGGCAACGAAAAGCGCTATAAAACAGGTATCATCACGCTTGATACGTACCGTATCGGAGCGGTTGAACAGCTATTTCAGTATGCAAAGATGATGAAGCTACCTATACTTGATGTTATCGAGATAGATGACTTTCAAAATGCTATCAAACAGCTTAATTATTGTGATGTGATACTTATAGACACGACTGGAAATTCACAGTATGACAAAGAAAAACTTGAAAGGCTTGATAAATTTTTAAAGCATAGTGGTGCAAAGATCGATGTAAATTTAGTCCTTTCGGCTGGCTCAAAGGTTGAAGATCTAATAGAAATTTATAATGGGTTTTCATTTTTGGATATTGACACGCTAATAATCACCAAATTTGATGAGACAAAAATTTTTGGCAATGTCTTTTCGCTGATATATGAAACAAATACGCCAGTTAGCTACTTTAGCGTGGGCCAAGAGGTGCCTGATGATCTTGTGGAGGCAAAGAGCGAATTTTTAGTAGAGTGCGTGTTTGACGGCTTTACAAAGCAAAAGGCTAGCGATGAATAATCAAGCGCAAAAGTTACAAAGTTTAGTCCAGTCTCAAAGCAAGAGCAAAAATACGCATTTTATTGCGATAACTAGCGGTAAAGGCGGTGTTGGTAAGAGTACGATAAGTGCAAATTTAGCAAATGTTTTATCAAAAAATGGCTACAAAGTAGGGCTTTTTGACGCTGATATCGGCCTTGCAAACCTTGATGTCATCCTAAATGTAAAAATGGGTAAAAATTTACTTCACGTGCTAAAAGGCGAGTGCAGCCTAAAAGATATCTTGATACCTATAAATAAAAATTTGATCCTCATTCCTGGCGAAAGCGGCGATGAAATTTTAAAATTTAACAATCAATTTTTATTTGAGAGGTTTTTGGATGAGGCGAGCGAGCTTGATGAGCTTGATTTTTTGATCATCGATACTGGAGCTGGCATAGGTGGTAGCACGCAGCTATTTTTAGAAGCGGCTGATGAGGTCGTGGTGGTGACTGTGCCTGATCCTGCGGCGATAACTGATGCGTATGCGGTCATAAAGATCGTTTCAAGGTTTAAAAATAGTGAGCTTTTGCTTTTAAATATGGTAAAAAATGAAGCAGAAGCGACTAGAATTTATGAAAATATCAAACGTGTTGCTAATGCAAATATTGGGCCTAGCTTAAATTTAGAGCTTATAGGATTTGTGGCTTCTGATAAGAATGTTTCAAGAAGTATAAAACAACGAACGCTTTTTACAGACGACGCTGCTTATGCTGAGCCTAGTGCCCAGATAAAACAGATAGCTTCGAATTTACTTTATAGGTTGGAACGAAAAGTGCTTAACGATGAGCAAAGCAGGAGCTTTGGGGGCTTCTTTAAGCGTTTGATAGAACAATTTTAATGGAGATTGAGCTTTGCGTGCAGAAAATTTTATAGCATTTTTTACGGTTTGTGGTTTTTTTGTAGGTATAGTTTTTACCTTGCTAAAGGTGAGTGAGCCTATCGAAATGCTTGTTTATACACTAGTTATTACTTTGTTTTTTTATCTTATAATTCACATTGTTATCATGAACTACATCGATGTGAAAAGGGCTTTAACTAAAATTTTTGACAAACAAAAGCACGAAGAGATCGCAGACTATCTCATCTCTGAGCTAAATACTAGAGAAAAGCGTATGGAAAATATAATGGTAAAAATGACTGCTGAAAATTTTGATTCTGGTAAACGAAATGCACGAACTAAAGCAAAAGCAGCTTAACGCTTATAAAAACACGATAAAAAAGGAACAAGACGAAATCGTCTTAAAATATATGCCAGCACTGCGTGCAATGGCATTTAGGCTTAAAGAGAGGCTACCATCAAGTATAGATACAAATGACCTAATAAGCATTGGCGTTGAAGAGATGATAAAACTTAGCAGGAAGTATGACAAGGAGCAAAATGACTCTTTTTGGGGTTATGGTAAGAAGAGAATTTATGGATCTATGCTTGATTACCTAAGGACTCTTGATGTTGTTAGCAGAAGTGATAGAAAACTTGTAAAGAGTATAAATAGTGAGATAGATAATTATTTCAATGAGCATGAAGAAGAGCCAAGCGATGAGTATTTGGCTGAAAAACTTAATGAAGATATTGAAAAGATAAGAGAGGCCAGAGGCGTTAGCGGTATTATCACTATTTTGCCAATAGACGAGCAAATGGAGCTAATTGGTCAAAATGATGTCGAGAAAAGCATTGAGAGAGAGGATCTTATTTTAAAAATAGAAGAAGCTTTAAAAGATTTTGACGAAAGAGATCAGATGTTGGTTCAGCTTTATTATTATGAAGAGCTAAATTTAAAAGAGATAAGCCAGATCATGAATATCAGCGAGAGTAGAATTTCACAAATTCATAAACGCTTGCTTGATCGTATCAGGCGTAGCTTGGGGGTTTAATGGCTGATATTTTAAGTCAAGAAGAGATAGACGCGCTACTTGAAGTTGTTGATGAAGACGGTGATACGAGTAATTTCGAGGTCGAAGAGAGATCGCAAGGCGAACAAAAACAGATTGTTATTTATGATTTTAAGCGTCCAAACCGCGTTAGTAAAGAGCAACTTCGTGCGATAAAAGGCATCCATGATAAGCTTGCCAGAAATTTGGCTAGTCAAATTTCTAGTGTTATGAGAAGTATCGTCGAGATCAGACTTCACAGTGTTGATCAAATGACTTATGGCGAATTTTTGATGAGTTTACCAAGTCCAACTAGTTTCAACGTCTTTTCTATAAAACCGCTTGATGGAAACTGTGTTTTGGAGATAAATCCAAGCATTGCTTTTCCGATGATAGATCGTTTGCTTGGCGGAACTGGTGAAAATTTTGAGGCAAATAGAGAACTAACCGATATTGAAGTAAATTTGCTTGATGCGGTGCTTAGAATGATCATGCAGCGTCTTAAAGAGAGCTGGTCAATGATAACTGATATGTACCCAAATGTGGAAGCTAAGGAGAGCAGTCCAAATGTCGTACAGATCGTCTCTCAAAATGAGATCGTCATCATGGTCGTTATGGAGATCATAGTCGGTGGCTCAAGCGGTATGATAAATTTATGCTATCCGGTTATCTACCTTGAACCGATACTCTCACGCCTTGCAAACAGAGACATTATGCTTGGTGAAACAAGTGCAAA
The sequence above is drawn from the Campylobacter concisus genome and encodes:
- a CDS encoding P-loop NTPase: MNNQAQKLQSLVQSQSKSKNTHFIAITSGKGGVGKSTISANLANVLSKNGYKVGLFDADIGLANLDVILNVKMGKNLLHVLKGECSLKDILIPINKNLILIPGESGDEILKFNNQFLFERFLDEASELDELDFLIIDTGAGIGGSTQLFLEAADEVVVVTVPDPAAITDAYAVIKIVSRFKNSELLLLNMVKNEAEATRIYENIKRVANANIGPSLNLELIGFVASDKNVSRSIKQRTLFTDDAAYAEPSAQIKQIASNLLYRLERKVLNDEQSRSFGGFFKRLIEQF
- the flhF gene encoding flagellar biosynthesis protein FlhF, which gives rise to MATKFHTFTGESTIEALKKAQETCGEKAILVTTKQIQAKTINKKPLYEILVSVEEDDVKQPPKPNAKAINYENAYSKFSKNYEPPKPKFEIKEEPAKFEQKTMSPEPYDPNESVLLNISAAAKEISTIANVDMNEIKEPNTNGMNKKIDDVAKQVSVLSEKIGLITDMIWDEKAPNRNNLSIPPEFASIYKLAKQSGMKEEHLEAIMQTTLENLPVSMKSNPTAVKRYFYSLLRNMLPCRKEPSDKKQRIMMLVGPTGVGKTTTLAKLAARFAYGNEKRYKTGIITLDTYRIGAVEQLFQYAKMMKLPILDVIEIDDFQNAIKQLNYCDVILIDTTGNSQYDKEKLERLDKFLKHSGAKIDVNLVLSAGSKVEDLIEIYNGFSFLDIDTLIITKFDETKIFGNVFSLIYETNTPVSYFSVGQEVPDDLVEAKSEFLVECVFDGFTKQKASDE
- a CDS encoding RNA polymerase sigma factor FliA, whose product is MHELKQKQLNAYKNTIKKEQDEIVLKYMPALRAMAFRLKERLPSSIDTNDLISIGVEEMIKLSRKYDKEQNDSFWGYGKKRIYGSMLDYLRTLDVVSRSDRKLVKSINSEIDNYFNEHEEEPSDEYLAEKLNEDIEKIREARGVSGIITILPIDEQMELIGQNDVEKSIEREDLILKIEEALKDFDERDQMLVQLYYYEELNLKEISQIMNISESRISQIHKRLLDRIRRSLGV
- the fliM gene encoding flagellar motor switch protein FliM, which gives rise to MADILSQEEIDALLEVVDEDGDTSNFEVEERSQGEQKQIVIYDFKRPNRVSKEQLRAIKGIHDKLARNLASQISSVMRSIVEIRLHSVDQMTYGEFLMSLPSPTSFNVFSIKPLDGNCVLEINPSIAFPMIDRLLGGTGENFEANRELTDIEVNLLDAVLRMIMQRLKESWSMITDMYPNVEAKESSPNVVQIVSQNEIVIMVVMEIIVGGSSGMINLCYPVIYLEPILSRLANRDIMLGETSAKKSRNKELKTLIGRAEILYEAILGKSIISVNEFLNLKEGDILRLDRGADDKAIVCIDKKEVFLAEVGLHRFRKSIRIEQLIRSDKDEIKNILEKYEEERKAKLMAYEANERNMEEEESDEDDE